The Haloprofundus salinisoli genome includes a region encoding these proteins:
- a CDS encoding mandelate racemase/muconate lactonizing enzyme family protein — protein sequence MEITGVAAYPVNVPLVPLEDGGIAPYVTNHNELHEMDRVLVRVDTDEGISGWGEVRVFLSPAATVSVIEDGIGPLVTGQSPFELEKLRRQLFIEYTNVELFFAPIEIACWDIVGKALEKPIYELLGGWTAPEQTQRRHRAHMADYEDSHSIEVAYCLGILSPEESAEKARRVRDDGYGVLKTKAGRDWRTDVARIEAMDEAVDGELAFRLDPNQGWTLDQAVRVCAMLEDAGIYLEYVEQPIATNAHGSLATLRSRTRQPIAPNEDTYIPNNLRRLIQADAADVAVLDMTPAGGIAGLRQQAAIAEDAGLPATHHCAFDLGVRTAAVLHAVYGIPGFTLPPDSVYEGWADDVVTEPFSVEHGMMTVPDAPGLGVDIDYDKLEEYAITV from the coding sequence ATGGAAATCACGGGTGTAGCGGCGTATCCGGTGAACGTACCACTTGTACCGCTCGAAGACGGCGGCATCGCGCCATATGTGACGAATCACAACGAACTGCATGAAATGGACCGCGTGCTTGTTCGCGTCGATACTGATGAGGGCATATCGGGGTGGGGTGAGGTTCGTGTGTTTCTCTCGCCGGCAGCAACCGTCTCCGTTATCGAAGATGGCATTGGGCCGCTCGTGACGGGCCAATCACCGTTCGAACTTGAGAAACTTCGGCGACAGCTGTTTATCGAGTACACAAACGTCGAACTGTTTTTCGCCCCTATCGAGATTGCCTGCTGGGATATCGTCGGGAAGGCACTCGAAAAGCCCATCTACGAACTGCTCGGCGGCTGGACTGCCCCAGAACAGACGCAACGACGCCACCGAGCACACATGGCCGACTACGAGGACTCTCACAGCATAGAGGTGGCGTACTGTCTCGGCATCCTCTCTCCGGAGGAGTCCGCCGAAAAAGCCCGGCGGGTGCGCGATGACGGGTATGGTGTGCTCAAGACGAAAGCGGGACGCGACTGGCGCACTGACGTCGCACGTATCGAGGCGATGGACGAGGCCGTCGACGGCGAACTCGCATTTCGGCTTGACCCGAATCAAGGTTGGACACTTGACCAGGCAGTCCGTGTCTGTGCGATGTTAGAGGACGCTGGTATCTACCTCGAATATGTTGAACAACCGATTGCGACTAACGCCCATGGGTCGCTTGCTACCCTCCGCTCTCGAACTCGCCAACCTATTGCGCCGAACGAGGATACATACATCCCGAATAACCTTCGTCGGCTCATCCAAGCTGACGCCGCCGATGTCGCCGTCCTCGATATGACGCCCGCGGGTGGAATTGCTGGACTTCGGCAACAGGCCGCTATCGCAGAGGACGCTGGTCTCCCGGCGACGCACCACTGTGCATTCGATCTCGGAGTCCGTACCGCAGCCGTGCTGCACGCCGTCTACGGCATCCCTGGCTTTACGCTTCCACCGGATTCGGTCTACGAAGGCTGGGCAGATGACGTCGTTACCGAACCGTTTAGCGTTGAACACGGTATGATGACGGTCCCAGACGCTCCTGGTCTCGGCGTTGATATCGACTACGACAAACTCGAAGAGTACGCGATTACGGTTTGA